Proteins found in one Amycolatopsis aidingensis genomic segment:
- a CDS encoding pyridoxal phosphate-dependent decarboxylase family protein, which produces MDPVLAADADRIPAILDTVREHAGRVLAGLTDRPAAGSPWQGTAHPLPEHGRGAERALAEFAARWEPGFSGSAGPRYLGFVTGGATPAAVAGDWLAATHDQNVAAAHESSATDLERETLSWLTELLRLGPAHRGAFVTGATMSNLVGLAIGREWIGERAGISVAEQGVAALGPVPVLSGAAHSSLSKALAILGLGRGSLRTVPTLDGREAVDPDRLAAELDALGGRPAIVVANAGTVNTVDFDDLRAIGALRERYPFWLHVDGAFGAFAALSPAHAHLVAGLAEADSVCVDLHKWLNVPYDSAVQFSRRQDLQARVFQNAAAYLGLPTDDPAFVHLTPENSRRLRALPAWFALAAYGRQGHQEIVERDIALAGQLGRRIEEMPALRLLAPVRLNVVCCTLAEDPTPERVDALAEAIAVDGTAFLTPTRYEGTPALRAAFSNWRTGEADVERVAAAIEQAVRAVPASR; this is translated from the coding sequence ATGGATCCCGTGCTCGCCGCCGATGCCGACCGCATACCCGCGATCCTCGACACGGTGCGCGAGCACGCGGGACGGGTTCTCGCCGGGCTGACCGACCGTCCTGCCGCCGGTTCCCCGTGGCAGGGCACGGCGCATCCGCTTCCCGAGCACGGCCGCGGAGCCGAGCGGGCGCTCGCCGAGTTCGCGGCCCGCTGGGAACCGGGCTTCTCAGGCAGCGCGGGCCCGCGATACCTGGGCTTCGTCACCGGGGGCGCCACCCCGGCGGCGGTGGCTGGCGACTGGCTGGCCGCCACCCACGACCAGAACGTGGCGGCCGCGCACGAGTCCTCGGCCACGGACCTGGAACGGGAGACCCTGTCCTGGCTCACCGAACTCCTCCGCCTCGGCCCGGCACATCGCGGTGCCTTCGTCACCGGTGCCACCATGTCCAATCTCGTCGGCCTGGCGATCGGCAGGGAGTGGATCGGTGAACGCGCCGGGATCTCGGTCGCCGAGCAGGGAGTGGCGGCCCTCGGGCCGGTGCCGGTGCTGTCCGGAGCCGCGCATTCCAGCCTGTCCAAGGCACTCGCGATACTCGGCCTCGGCCGCGGGAGCCTGCGCACGGTACCGACCCTGGACGGCCGGGAGGCCGTGGACCCCGACCGGCTCGCGGCGGAACTGGACGCGCTGGGCGGCAGGCCCGCGATCGTGGTCGCCAACGCGGGCACCGTGAACACGGTCGATTTCGACGACCTGCGGGCGATCGGCGCGCTGCGCGAGCGCTACCCGTTCTGGCTGCACGTGGACGGGGCCTTCGGCGCGTTCGCCGCGCTCTCCCCCGCGCACGCACACCTGGTGGCCGGGCTGGCCGAGGCCGACTCGGTGTGCGTGGACCTGCACAAGTGGCTCAACGTGCCATACGACTCGGCGGTGCAGTTCAGCCGCAGGCAGGACCTCCAGGCACGGGTCTTCCAGAACGCCGCCGCCTACCTCGGGCTGCCCACGGACGATCCCGCGTTCGTGCACCTCACCCCGGAGAACTCACGGCGGTTGCGGGCCCTGCCGGCCTGGTTCGCACTGGCGGCCTACGGCAGGCAGGGGCACCAGGAGATCGTCGAGCGGGACATCGCGCTGGCCGGGCAGCTCGGGCGGCGGATCGAGGAAATGCCCGCACTGCGGCTGCTCGCCCCGGTGCGGCTGAACGTGGTGTGCTGCACCCTGGCCGAGGACCCCACCCCGGAACGGGTGGACGCGCTGGCCGAGGCGATCGCCGTGGACGGCACGGCGTTCCTCACCCCGACCAGGTACGAGGGCACACCCGCGCTCCGGGCGGCATTCAGCAACTGGCGCACCGGCGAGGCCGACGTCGAACGGGTCGCCGCGGCTATCGAGCAGGCCGTTCGAGCCGTTCCAGCGTCTCGGTGA
- a CDS encoding phosphotransferase produces MEQPPAEVGEPALRPALRRFGIDADVVRYAAVGFGDHHWTVTGAGGQRWFATVADLAHKDHDGRGAAAALDGLRRAMDTAARLGERLSFVVPPLPAEDGGPVVALNDRYALSVFPFVQGEPGWFGQQLSPVERERVLDLLAELHRQPPPGDIPVVGLDSPGRAMLADAVAGRCGEWAGGPFAGAAADLLARHAPALRARLREFDLLAERVRQGGAARVVTHGEPHPGNLLAAAGGYRLIDWDTVALAVPERDLAVVTTDAALLERYARATGRAPDPDALALYSLRWLLTDAAEFTAWFRGPHARTSDTERAWRWFTETLERLERPAR; encoded by the coding sequence ATGGAGCAGCCGCCCGCGGAGGTTGGCGAGCCCGCGCTGCGGCCGGCGTTGCGCCGGTTCGGTATCGACGCCGACGTGGTGCGGTACGCCGCGGTCGGCTTCGGGGACCACCACTGGACGGTCACCGGCGCAGGCGGGCAGCGTTGGTTCGCTACCGTCGCCGATCTGGCGCACAAGGACCACGACGGCCGCGGAGCCGCAGCGGCCCTGGACGGCCTGCGCCGGGCGATGGACACCGCGGCGCGTCTTGGCGAGCGGCTGAGTTTCGTGGTGCCGCCGCTGCCTGCCGAGGACGGCGGCCCGGTAGTCGCCCTGAACGACCGGTACGCGCTGAGCGTCTTCCCGTTCGTCCAGGGCGAACCCGGGTGGTTCGGTCAGCAGCTGTCACCCGTGGAGCGGGAGCGGGTGCTCGACCTGCTCGCCGAGCTGCACCGCCAGCCGCCGCCGGGGGATATCCCGGTCGTGGGGCTCGACTCGCCCGGCCGCGCCATGCTCGCGGACGCGGTGGCTGGCCGGTGCGGGGAGTGGGCTGGCGGCCCGTTCGCCGGTGCGGCGGCTGACCTGCTCGCCCGGCATGCCCCGGCATTGCGGGCCCGGCTGCGGGAGTTCGACCTGCTCGCCGAGCGAGTGCGGCAAGGTGGTGCGGCGCGGGTGGTCACACACGGCGAGCCGCATCCAGGCAACCTGCTGGCAGCCGCCGGAGGATACCGGCTGATCGACTGGGACACCGTGGCTCTCGCGGTGCCCGAGCGGGATCTTGCCGTCGTCACCACCGACGCCGCGCTGCTGGAGCGGTACGCCCGCGCCACCGGCAGGGCGCCGGATCCGGATGCCCTCGCGCTCTACTCGCTGCGCTGGTTGCTGACCGACGCGGCCGAGTTCACCGCGTGGTTTCGTGGTCCGCATGCCCGTACCTCGGACACCGAACGGGCCTGGCGGTGGTTCACCGAGACGCTGGAACGGCTCGAACGGCCTGCTCGATAG
- a CDS encoding SCO1664 family protein, whose amino-acid sequence MPESGVDPATPEARELVARGRIEVEGRLVDASNVTLFCAIELDGVSANAVYKPVAGERPLWDFPDGTLAGREVATYEIAEATGLGKVPPTVLREGPFGEGMVQLWVNTTDEELVDVCSPDDVPDDWRVVLHAHDRTGEPAVLAHSDHEGVRDLAVLDIVVNNTDRKGGHVLAGSNGRIYGVDHGICLHADPKLRTVLWGWVGDPLPDEVVAKLEGLRPALDGELGKLLEPYLTGGEVRAVAERADRLLAERVFPEPGDDWRAIPWPLF is encoded by the coding sequence GTGCCCGAGTCAGGAGTGGATCCGGCCACGCCGGAAGCCAGGGAGCTGGTGGCCCGCGGCCGCATCGAGGTGGAGGGGCGGCTGGTGGACGCCTCGAACGTCACCTTATTCTGCGCGATCGAGCTCGACGGGGTGAGCGCCAACGCGGTGTACAAGCCGGTGGCGGGGGAGCGCCCGCTGTGGGATTTCCCGGACGGCACCCTTGCGGGCCGCGAGGTGGCTACCTACGAGATCGCGGAGGCCACCGGGCTGGGCAAGGTGCCGCCGACGGTGCTGCGCGAGGGCCCGTTCGGGGAGGGCATGGTTCAGCTCTGGGTGAACACCACCGACGAGGAACTCGTGGACGTGTGCTCCCCGGACGATGTGCCCGACGACTGGCGGGTGGTGCTGCATGCCCACGACCGCACCGGGGAGCCCGCGGTGCTGGCGCACTCCGACCACGAGGGGGTGCGCGACCTGGCCGTGCTGGACATCGTGGTGAACAACACCGACCGCAAGGGCGGGCACGTGCTGGCCGGGAGCAACGGCCGGATCTACGGGGTCGATCACGGCATCTGCCTGCACGCCGATCCGAAGCTGCGCACCGTGCTGTGGGGCTGGGTCGGCGATCCTCTTCCCGATGAGGTCGTGGCGAAGCTGGAGGGCCTGCGACCCGCGCTGGACGGCGAGCTGGGCAAACTGCTGGAGCCGTATCTCACCGGCGGCGAGGTACGCGCGGTGGCGGAGCGAGCCGACCGGCTGCTCGCCGAGCGGGTGTTCCCGGAACCGGGCGACGACTGGCGGGCCATTCCCTGGCCGCTGTTCTGA